From a single Lolium rigidum isolate FL_2022 chromosome 7, APGP_CSIRO_Lrig_0.1, whole genome shotgun sequence genomic region:
- the LOC124670852 gene encoding uncharacterized protein Os04g0629400-like, whose protein sequence is MCCYVGKATKIFLCIVTALLIAGLVLGFGLARRTLWGARKAEPACQWPRCSQQQPIYGEPLLPATTTTTTAPPSNPLTEPAVAVFPGFVASSTAVPPATATVPVFGPPSPFSVGPGPGPSSRP, encoded by the coding sequence ATGTGTTGCTACGTGGGCAAAGCCACCAAGATCTTCCTCTGCATCGTCACGGCGCTGCTCATCGCAGGCCTCGTCCTCGGCTTCGGCCTCGCCCGCCGAACGCTCTGGGGAGCCCGGAAGGCCGAGCCGGCGTGCCAGTGGCCACGCTGCAGCCAGCAGCAGCCAATCTACGGCGAGCCGCTCCTCCCGgccacgaccaccaccaccaccgcgccGCCGTCGAACCCGCTGACGGAGCCGGCCGTCGCCGTCTTCCCCGGGTTcgtcgcctcctccaccgccgtgcCGCCGGCGACTGCGACCGTGCCGGTCTTCGGGCCGCCCAGCCCGTTCTCcgtcggccccggccccggcccctcCTCGCGTCCTTGA
- the LOC124676218 gene encoding thioredoxin-like protein CXXS1, with the protein MDVEIQQPQEVGKSRVVKVDKDEAWELFTTQASNEGRTVVAHFGASWCVTSLSMNYKFEELAQTHPDKLFLFVDVDDVQGVSSKLGVKAMPTFFLIKNKEVLKKIVGANPDELAKMVESSADDSAVTTLPDIVIQ; encoded by the exons ATGGATGTGGAGATCCAGCAGCCGCAGGAGGTGGGCAAATCCAGGGTCGTCAAGGTGGACAAGGACGAGGCGTGGGAGCTCTTCACCACCCAGGCCAGCAACGAAGGCCGCACT GTGGTTGCTCACTTCGGGGCGTCGTGGTGCGTCACGTCCCTCTCCATGAACTACAAGTTCGAGGAGCTCGCGCAGACCCACCCCGACaaactcttcctcttcgtcgatgTCGATGATGTCCAG GGCGTGTCTTCCAAGCTGGGGGTGAAGGCCATGCCCACCTTCTTCCTCATCAAGAACAAGGAGGTTCTGAAGAAGATCGTCGGCGCCAACCCGGACGAGCTTGCCAAGATGGTGGAGTCATCCGCCGACGACTCTGCCGTCACCACTCTTCCTGACATAGTCATCCAATAA
- the LOC124676820 gene encoding kinesin-like protein KIN-14H: MASSLTPRSPYPKENLGSARRGMGLKAPPRRNVLSAINNGGVNGSPAPSEGGSEAGAAAPAVEFSGRDDVERLLAEKMKGKSKNDYKGRTEQMSEYIKRLRACIRWYVDLEDGYLAELEKLQGQIDVENTRHTEFEAQLREAFQELIAANLEMTTRCNSLEESFNKEKADRLVAVESYEKERQERESAEASRDVLMVDLERVTHEAKRFSEQLKMVQDTNKRLQEYNASLQLYNSNLQADTSKNGETISKLQREKSAMMEAMTNLKDLNNSIKNQLDSSMTSQKEAIRVKEELRKEVECLRTDLQQVRDDRDQSVAQVNTLTAELAMYSEQARTSSKDCAVLTSKVSAFEETCSSQQEQIETLQNHLADATEKLKHADVTAIEAMTGYEEQKGTIKDLEERLAYAEFQIIEADKLRKKLHNTILELKGNIRVFCRVRPLLSDGDSKSQEEALISYPSSVENAGRGIELINQGQKCAFSYDKVFSHSASQDEVFVEMSQLVQSALDGYKVCIFAYGQTGSGKTYTMMGKPGRDQKGIIPRSLEQIFKTSQSLESQGWKYCMQASMLEIYNETIRDLLAPGRSNSVEMSAGKQYTIKHDAQGNTTVSDLTTADVFSTADVTSLLEKASHSRSVGRTQMNEQSSRSHFVFTLKIFGSNESTGQQVQGVLNLIDLAGSERLAKSGSTGDRLKETQAINKSLSALSDVIFAIAKNDDHVPFRNSKLTYLLQPCLGGDSKTLMFVNIAPEASSVNETVCSLRFASRVNACEIGVARRQTQARSSDSRLSYG, from the exons ATGGCGTCCTCCCTCACGCCGCGAAGCCCCTACCCG AAGGAGAACCTGGGCAGCGCGCGGCGCGGGATGGGGCTCAAGGCGCCGCCGCGCCGGAATGTGCTCTCGGCGATCAACAACGGCGGGGTCAACGGCTCGCCGGCGCCGTCCGAGGGCGGCTCCGAGGCAGGGGCGGCCGCGCCCGCGGTCGAGTTCAGCGGGAGGGACGACGTGGAGCGCCTGCTGGCCGAGAAGATGAAGGGCAAGTCAAAGAACGACTACAAG GGGAGGACCGAGCAGATGAGCGAGTACATCAAGCGCCTCAGGGCCTGCATCCGCTGGTACGTCGACCTGGAGGACGGATACCTGGCCGAGCTGGAGAAGCTGCAGGGGCAGATCGATGTAGAGAATACCCGGCACACAGAGTTTG AGGCTCAGCTCCGTGAAGCCTTTCAAGAGCTGATTGCTGCAAACTTAGAGATGACAACACGGTGTAATTCACTGGAGGAAAGCTTCAACAAGGAGAAGGCTGACAGGCTG GTTGCCGTAGAGTCTTACGAGAAGGAAAGGCAGGAAAGGGAGTCAGCGGAGGCTTCACGGGACGTACTCATGGTTGACCTTGAAAGGGTCACTCATGAGGCAAAGCGGTTTAGTGAGCAG CTGAAAATGGTCCAAGACACGAATAAAAGGCTTCAGGAGTACAATGCCAGCTTGCAGCTATACAACAGCAATCTTCAAGCTGATACATCAAAGAATGGCGAAACCATTTCAAAGTTGCAAAGGGAAAAGAGTGCCATGATGGAAGCCATGACTAATTTGAAAGATCTCAACAACTCAATCAAGAACCAGTTGGATTCTTCCATG ACTTCCCAGAAAGAAGCAATTAGAGTGAAAGAAGAACTTAGAAAAGAAGTAGAGTGCCTCAGAACCGACTTACAACAAGTTAGAGATGACCGCGATCAGTCTGTTGCTCAAGTGAATACCTTGACAGCTGAGCTAGCTATGTACAGCGAACAGGCTAGAACGTCTTCAAAAGACTGCGCGGTTTTAACTTCAAAAGTGTCAGCCTTTGAG gaaacatgcagctcacaacaaGAACAAATTGAAACATTGCAGAACCACCTTGCAGATGCCACTGAGAAGCTCAAG CATGCTGATGTGACTGCAATCGAGGCGATGACAGGATATGAAGAACAGAAAGGGACAATTAAAGATCTGGAAGAGCGTTTGGCATATGCAGAGTTTCAAATCATTGAAGCTGACAAGCTACGAAAGAAGTTGCACAATACCATATTG GAACTAAAAGGGAATATTAGGGTATTTTGTAGGGTTCGACCCCTTCTCTCTGATGGTGATTCTAAGAGTCAGGAAGAAGCCCTGATTTCTTATCCATCATCCGTGGAAAATGCTGGGCGTGGTATTGAGTTAATTAATCAAG GTCAAAAATGTGCTTTTTCGTATGACAAGGTTTTCAGTCATAGTGCTTCACAAGATGAAGTGTTTGTGGAAATGTCGCAGCTTGTTCAAAGTGCACTTGATGGATACAAG GTATGCATATTTGCATATGGCCAAACAGGATCTGGTAAAACATATACGATGATGGGTAAGCCAGGGCGTGATCAGAAGGGCATTATACCTCGATCTTTGGAGCAAATTTTCAAGACTAGCCAATCTCTGGAGTCTCAAGGATGGAAGTATTGTATGCAG GCATCAATGTTGGAAATATATAATGAGACAATCCGTGACTTGTTAGCACCAGGGCGCTCCAACAGTGTTGAGATGTCTGCCGGTAAACAATACACCATCAAGCATGATGCTCAGGGAAACACAACAGTCTCCGATCTTACAACTGCTGATGTTTTCAGTACTGCTGATGTGACGTCTCTCCTAGAGAAAGCCTCTCATAGCAG ATCTGTCGGTAGGACCCAAATGAATGAGCAATCTTCTCGGAGTCATTTTGTTTTCACTCTAAAGATATTTGGGTCAAATGAG AgcactggccaacaagtacaaggCGTGCTTAATTTGATTGATTTGGCCGGGAGTGAGCGTCTTGCTAAAAGCGGCTCAACAGGTGATCGATTGAAGGAAACACAG GCAATCAATAAGAGCCTGTCAGCTCTCAGCGATGTTATCTTTGCGATCGCGAAAAACGATGACCATGTGCCCTTCAGGAACTCGAAACTTACATACCTCTTGCAG CCCTGCCTTGGTGGGGACTCGAAGACGCTCATGTTCGTCAACATCGCGCCGGAGGCTTCCTCAGTCAATGAGACGGTCTGCTCCCTGAGGTTCGCCTCGAGGGTGAACGCCTGTGAGATCGGGGTCGCAAGACGGCAAACGCAGGCCCGATCCTCGGACTCCAGGCTGAGCTACGGGTGA